CTTTGGCGCTGTTATGCATTTTGCGGGTTTGAAGGCGGTGGGGGAGTCCAACCAGATTCCCATGAAATACTATCGCTACAATGTGGCCGGCAGCTTGTCGCTCACGGAAGTGATGGAAGAGTTTGCTGTGTGGAAATTGATTTTCAGCTCTTCCGCCACTGTGTATGGCGACCCTGTGTCGGTGCCTATTGATGAGTCCTTTGCGACCTCGGCCACCAACCCTTATGGCCGCAGTAAATTGATTGTGGAAGAGATTCTGCGCGATATTGCCAAGGCGCCAAATAGCCAGTGGAACTTCTCATTGCTGCGCTACTTCAACCCGGTCGGTGCCCATGAAAGTGGTCTGATTGGCGAAGATCCCGCCGGAATCCCCAATAATTTGTTGCCATTTGTGGCGCAAGTGGCAATTGGCAAACTCAAGGAATTGAGCGTGTTTGGCGATGATTACAACACAGTGGATGGTACCGGCGTGCGCGATTACATCCATGTGGTGGACTTGGCCAAAGGGCATGTGGCGGCGTTGCAGGGGCTGGAAAAGTCAGGC
The nucleotide sequence above comes from Cellvibrio sp. PSBB023. Encoded proteins:
- the galE gene encoding UDP-glucose 4-epimerase GalE codes for the protein MSRTPILVTGGAGFIGSHVCVELINNGYSPVVVDNLCNSKPEALKRVAKITGVEPVFYEVDINDKESMRKVFAAHNFGAVMHFAGLKAVGESNQIPMKYYRYNVAGSLSLTEVMEEFAVWKLIFSSSATVYGDPVSVPIDESFATSATNPYGRSKLIVEEILRDIAKAPNSQWNFSLLRYFNPVGAHESGLIGEDPAGIPNNLLPFVAQVAIGKLKELSVFGDDYNTVDGTGVRDYIHVVDLAKGHVAALQGLEKSGAGCRAYNLGTGRGYSVLEMVKAFEVASGRPVPYKIVPRRPGDIASCYADPVKAKTELGWTAEFGLERMMQDAWRWQSQNPNGYDN